The Blochmannia endosymbiont of Colobopsis nipponica genome has a segment encoding these proteins:
- the cysN gene encoding sulfate adenylyltransferase subunit CysN, translating to MCIIKITSEYIEQKGGIEAYLDAQQHIGSLRFLTCGSVDDGKSTLIGRLLHDSSQICDDQLLTLRNDSKKYFGHSSNKLNLALLVDGLQDEREQGITIDVAYRYFSTQKRRFIIADAPGHEQYTRNMVTGASTSDLAILLIDARKGVREQTKRHSFICILLGIRYFIIVVNKMDLVDFSDNIFKKIQEDYLIFISKFVVDVKNYFIPLSALNGDNIIMRSRNMSWYDGKTLLDILENVDVMDLKDKLEVSHVLRFPVQYIIKHADLDFRGYAGTVASGKIQVGQLVKIFPSGIISKIDRIVTFNGDCQEAYVGESITLVLADDIDISRGDLIVDVNEELNIVYSAQVDIVWMSETELLVGQIFTIKVAGKKNRARVENIQYRINVSTFDRCITDSLSLNSIGLVDLVFDEPLMLDKYLDNRITGSFILIDTLSNNTVGAGMVRELSTKNCGKKNDVHADFELALNSLICRYYPHWGVRNLLKGK from the coding sequence ATGTGTATTATTAAAATAACATCAGAATATATTGAACAAAAAGGTGGTATTGAAGCATACTTGGATGCTCAACAGCATATTGGTTCGTTACGGTTTTTAACATGCGGTAGTGTTGATGATGGAAAAAGTACTTTAATAGGCCGTCTGCTACATGATAGTAGTCAGATTTGTGATGATCAATTATTAACATTACGTAATGATAGTAAAAAATATTTTGGCCATTCTAGTAATAAGTTAAACTTAGCTTTGTTAGTAGATGGTTTACAAGATGAACGTGAGCAAGGAATTACTATTGATGTTGCATATCGTTATTTTTCTACGCAAAAACGTAGGTTTATTATTGCTGATGCTCCAGGTCATGAACAATATACTCGTAATATGGTTACTGGTGCTTCTACAAGTGATTTAGCTATTTTATTGATTGATGCTCGTAAAGGAGTGCGAGAGCAAACAAAAAGACATAGTTTTATATGCATTTTATTAGGTATTCGTTATTTTATAATTGTAGTAAATAAAATGGATTTGGTTGATTTTAGCGATAATATTTTTAAAAAAATACAGGAAGATTATCTTATTTTTATTAGTAAATTTGTAGTGGATGTGAAGAATTATTTTATACCATTATCTGCTTTAAATGGAGATAATATTATAATGAGATCAAGAAATATGTCTTGGTATGATGGCAAAACGTTATTAGATATATTAGAGAATGTTGATGTAATGGATTTAAAAGATAAATTAGAAGTATCACATGTTTTACGTTTTCCGGTGCAATATATTATAAAACATGCTGATTTGGATTTTAGAGGTTATGCTGGTACTGTAGCTTCAGGAAAGATACAAGTTGGTCAATTAGTAAAGATTTTTCCTTCTGGAATTATTTCAAAAATTGATCGTATTGTTACTTTTAATGGAGATTGCCAAGAAGCATATGTTGGTGAATCGATTACTTTAGTATTAGCAGATGATATTGATATTTCTCGTGGAGATTTAATAGTAGATGTTAATGAAGAGTTAAATATAGTATATAGCGCACAGGTTGATATAGTTTGGATGTCTGAAACGGAATTATTGGTAGGGCAGATATTTACTATTAAAGTCGCCGGTAAAAAAAATCGAGCACGAGTGGAAAATATTCAATATCGAATAAATGTTAGTACTTTTGATCGTTGTATCACCGATAGTTTGTCACTGAATTCTATTGGATTGGTAGATCTAGTATTTGATGAACCTTTGATGCTTGATAAATATCTTGATAATAGGATAACTGGTAGTTTTATTCTTATTGATACATTAAGTAATAATACGGTTGGTGCAGGTATGGTGCGTGAATTATCTACAAAAAATTGTGGCAAAAAAAATGATGTTCATGCTGATTTTGAATTAGCTTTAAATTCATTAATATGTCGTTATTATCCTCATTGGGGAGTACGTAATTTATTAAAGGGTAAATAA
- the ispD gene encoding 2-C-methyl-D-erythritol 4-phosphate cytidylyltransferase yields the protein MIFLKKNLPDIIAVLPAAGIGRRMKCRVPKQYSMIGNKTLLEYSISTLMCQSCIKQIIVVISSSDHWFRKLSISNDAKVATVIGGKTRTDSVMAALKYMDKVDWVIVHDAVRPCLHQDDLLRLLEITVYSCVGGILAIPVADTIKKACVNSSRLIDYTVNRKNLWRALTPQLFNFSLLKCSLSSVLEKGYIISDESSALELFGYHPQLIIGRSDNIKVTYPEDLILASIYLSQIRENEEFLKCV from the coding sequence ATGATTTTTTTAAAAAAAAATTTACCGGACATTATAGCTGTATTGCCAGCAGCAGGTATAGGTAGACGGATGAAGTGTCGTGTACCTAAACAATATTCTATGATTGGTAATAAGACTTTGTTGGAATATTCAATAAGTACTTTAATGTGTCAGTCATGTATTAAACAAATTATAGTTGTTATTAGTAGTAGTGATCATTGGTTTCGTAAATTATCTATTTCTAATGATGCTAAAGTGGCTACTGTAATTGGGGGTAAAACACGTACCGATTCCGTCATGGCTGCTCTTAAGTATATGGATAAAGTTGATTGGGTTATTGTCCATGACGCAGTTCGTCCTTGTTTACATCAAGATGATCTTCTTCGTTTACTTGAAATAACAGTTTATTCGTGCGTGGGAGGCATTTTAGCAATACCAGTAGCAGATACTATTAAAAAAGCATGTGTAAATAGTAGCAGATTAATTGATTATACGGTGAATCGTAAAAATTTGTGGCGTGCACTTACTCCTCAGTTATTTAATTTTAGTCTTTTGAAATGCTCTCTTTCTTCTGTTTTAGAAAAAGGTTATATAATTTCTGATGAGTCTTCAGCATTGGAGTTATTTGGCTATCATCCGCAATTAATTATTGGTAGATCAGATAATATTAAAGTTACTTATCCGGAAGATTTAATTTTGGCAAGTATTTATTTATCTCAAATTAGAGAGAATGAGGAATTTTTAAAGTGCGTGTAG
- the cysC gene encoding adenylyl-sulfate kinase: protein MVKNIIISNNKNIFLHHHYIQRRDRERLHKHRSMVLWFTGLSGSGKSTLANALEQTLYDDLVSTYLLDGDNIRHGLCNDLGFSNFDRCEHMRRVGELSKLMFDAGLVVLSALISPYRIERQLIRNKFPVGSFIEIFVDTPLAVCRNRDPKGLYKKFSDGSIENFTGIDGIYEEPLHPDIHLDGCELIVHLVDSILSEINRYLFRK from the coding sequence ATGGTCAAGAATATTATTATTTCTAATAATAAAAATATTTTTTTACATCATCATTATATTCAACGGCGAGATCGTGAGCGATTACATAAACATCGTAGTATGGTGTTATGGTTTACCGGTTTATCAGGATCTGGAAAATCTACTTTAGCTAATGCTTTAGAACAAACATTATATGATGACTTAGTTAGCACTTATTTATTAGACGGCGATAATATACGACATGGTCTTTGTAATGATTTAGGTTTTAGTAATTTTGATAGATGTGAACATATGCGTAGAGTAGGAGAGTTATCAAAATTAATGTTTGATGCTGGTTTAGTTGTTTTATCAGCTTTAATTTCTCCTTATCGTATTGAACGACAATTAATACGAAATAAATTTCCTGTAGGCAGTTTCATTGAAATATTTGTTGATACACCGTTAGCAGTTTGTAGGAACAGAGATCCTAAAGGATTATATAAAAAATTTAGTGATGGTAGTATAGAGAATTTTACTGGAATCGATGGAATATATGAAGAGCCATTACATCCAGACATTCATCTTGATGGTTGTGAATTGATTGTTCATCTTGTGGATTCTATATTAAGTGAAATTAACAGATATCTTTTTAGGAAGTAA
- a CDS encoding peptidoglycan DD-metalloendopeptidase family protein: protein MCSVTSCIYLFGCSHYYFKSPVIKINNEIKKLNNFNISSIELDRDYKKIPRGFYRYSTYKVESGDTLFYIAWITGKDFQVLAKKNNIKEIDKLKIGDILYIGYPNMYLNYKLLSVCRQINNYVSLIMNIVYFPLSFFKKEIIKLKNDSFYIRYSKDIFFIYLIPIKKVSFFIQDKDCIVPQNVSKKAGVIDKVFYCSDNPPITNIHKWCWPAHGKIIDYFSSNEIGNKGIDISGFLGQPVLATTAGKVIYAGSALRGYGNLVIIQHNNDWLSAYAHNDTILVNDQEKVQVGQKIATMGSTETDLVKLHFEIRYKGKSVNPLCYLP from the coding sequence ATGTGTTCTGTTACATCTTGTATATATTTGTTTGGTTGTTCACATTATTATTTTAAGTCGCCTGTAATTAAAATTAATAATGAAATAAAAAAATTAAACAATTTTAATATATCTTCAATAGAACTAGATCGTGATTATAAAAAAATTCCTAGAGGTTTTTATCGTTATTCTACTTATAAAGTGGAAAGCGGTGATACTTTATTTTATATTGCTTGGATTACAGGAAAAGATTTTCAAGTTTTGGCAAAAAAAAATAATATTAAAGAAATAGATAAATTAAAAATTGGAGACATTTTATATATAGGATATCCTAACATGTACTTGAATTATAAATTATTATCAGTTTGTCGACAGATAAATAATTATGTAAGTTTAATTATGAATATTGTGTATTTTCCATTATCTTTTTTTAAGAAAGAAATAATTAAATTAAAAAATGATTCTTTCTATATAAGATATAGTAAAGATATATTTTTCATATATTTAATACCTATTAAAAAAGTATCATTTTTTATTCAGGATAAAGATTGTATAGTGCCTCAAAATGTGAGTAAAAAAGCTGGTGTAATTGATAAAGTATTCTATTGCAGTGATAATCCGCCTATTACTAATATTCATAAATGGTGTTGGCCTGCTCATGGTAAAATTATTGATTATTTTTCTTCTAATGAAATAGGAAATAAAGGAATTGATATTTCTGGATTCTTAGGTCAACCTGTATTAGCTACTACTGCCGGAAAGGTCATTTATGCTGGTAGCGCATTGAGAGGATATGGTAATTTAGTTATTATTCAACATAATAATGATTGGCTTAGTGCTTATGCTCATAATGATACAATATTAGTTAATGATCAGGAAAAAGTTCAGGTAGGACAGAAGATAGCAACTATGGGTAGTACGGAAACTGATTTAGTAAAGTTACATTTTGAAATTAGATATAAAGGAAAGTCCGTTAATCCTTTGTGTTATCTTCCTTGA
- the cysD gene encoding sulfate adenylyltransferase subunit CysD gives MKNKKINSLRELESESIYIIREVAAEFKNPAMLYSVGKDSSVMLHLACKAFYPGKLPFPLLHIDTGWKFRETYKFRDYMVKRLELNLLIYKNLDGVAMGINPFIHGSAKYTDIMKTNALKQALDKYEFDAVFGGARRDEEITRAKERIYSFRDQFHRWDPRKQRPEIWRNYNSQINKGESIRVFPLSNWTEFDIWQYIFLERIDVISLYLAKIRPILKRKDMLMMVDDDRIDLKLGEKIQDCMVRFRTIGCWPLTSAFESQAKTIPEVIKEMLILSTSERQGRVIDFDQSSSMELKKRQGYF, from the coding sequence ATGAAAAATAAAAAAATTAATTCTTTACGAGAATTAGAGTCTGAAAGTATTTACATTATTCGCGAGGTTGCTGCTGAATTTAAAAATCCAGCAATGTTGTATTCAGTTGGTAAAGATTCTTCAGTAATGTTACACTTAGCATGTAAAGCGTTTTATCCTGGCAAATTGCCATTTCCTTTATTACATATTGATACTGGCTGGAAGTTTCGTGAAACTTATAAATTTCGTGATTACATGGTAAAAAGACTTGAATTAAATTTGTTAATTTATAAAAATTTAGATGGTGTTGCTATGGGTATTAACCCGTTTATTCATGGAAGCGCTAAGTATACTGATATTATGAAGACTAATGCCCTGAAACAAGCATTAGATAAATATGAGTTTGATGCTGTTTTTGGAGGTGCTAGACGTGATGAGGAAATTACTCGAGCAAAGGAACGGATTTATTCTTTTCGTGACCAATTTCATCGTTGGGACCCTAGAAAACAACGTCCAGAAATATGGCGTAATTATAATAGTCAAATAAATAAAGGAGAAAGTATTCGTGTATTTCCTTTGTCTAATTGGACTGAATTTGATATTTGGCAGTATATTTTTTTGGAACGCATAGATGTTATATCTTTGTATTTAGCAAAAATTCGTCCTATTTTAAAGCGTAAAGACATGTTAATGATGGTTGATGATGATCGTATTGATCTTAAATTAGGAGAAAAGATTCAAGATTGTATGGTACGATTCCGTACTATTGGGTGTTGGCCCTTGACTAGCGCGTTTGAATCTCAGGCAAAGACTATACCAGAAGTTATTAAAGAGATGCTTATTCTTTCTACTAGCGAACGTCAAGGTAGAGTGATTGATTTTGATCAATCTTCTTCCATGGAGCTCAAAAAGCGACAGGGTTATTTTTAG
- the ispF gene encoding 2-C-methyl-D-erythritol 2,4-cyclodiphosphate synthase: MRVGHGFDVHRFGGCKPLIIGGVLIPFFRGLIAHSDGDVMLHAVMNSLLGATSLGDIGIMFPNTDVRFKDVDSRDLLRAVWQKVLNKGYQLGNLDITIIAQVPKVAPYISKMHTNLVSDLCCHSDLINIKSATTEKLGFVGRIEGIACESISFLV, translated from the coding sequence GTGCGTGTAGGTCATGGTTTTGATGTGCATAGATTTGGAGGTTGTAAGCCTTTAATTATTGGCGGTGTATTAATTCCTTTTTTTAGAGGATTAATAGCTCATTCTGATGGGGATGTTATGTTACATGCTGTAATGAATTCTTTACTTGGTGCTACTTCTCTTGGTGATATTGGTATAATGTTTCCTAATACGGATGTAAGATTTAAAGATGTAGATAGTCGTGATCTATTACGTGCTGTGTGGCAAAAAGTTCTCAATAAAGGTTATCAATTGGGTAATTTAGATATTACTATTATTGCTCAAGTGCCAAAGGTAGCGCCTTATATCTCAAAAATGCATACAAATCTTGTGTCAGATTTATGCTGTCATTCAGATTTAATAAATATCAAATCTGCAACTACTGAAAAATTAGGATTTGTTGGAAGGATTGAAGGCATTGCTTGTGAATCTATATCTTTTTTAGTGTAG
- the alaS gene encoding alanine--tRNA ligase — protein sequence MTKSTTEIRQEFLNFFQDKGHKIVPGGSLLPINDPTLLFTSAGMNQFKNIFLGLERSLYQRVVTVQRCMRAGGKHNDLNNVGYTSCHHTFFEMLGNFSFGDYFKYDAIKFAWELLTSKHWFNLSIDKLWITVHVSDNESYKIWLDETNVLPQQIIRIGDKRKDRTYDSNNFWNMGDVGPCGPCSEIFYDHGAHILGGPPGSSEEKGDRYVEIWNLVFMQFNRQISGELLPLPIPSVDTGMGLERISAVLQSVDNNYKIDLFRNLIIAISQIIGVSDLNGVSLRVIADHIRACIFLIHIGVIPSNEGRGYVLRRIIRRAIRHGRLLCINNIFLHRLVEPVIAIMNDLEPEFFAQTNFIKEVLFYEEKQFSNTLRRGLDVLDIELSRLNGHVLDGKKAFYFYSTYGLPLEFTVDVCHERGLKVDTLGFENAMLMEQKSTRSANILHPNRDYVSVINQFTRFIGYDQSECVAEIVALFKDNQSVEKINVNEEALIVLDWTPFYGESGGQIGDCGELKSLLGCFLVINTQKYGQVIGHLGRVTYGSLKVGNKVTAKIDKLYRLDISLNHSAVHLLHSALCCILGNGIFQKGSFVNSQYLRFDFSHNKAINQDQIYLIEDLVNQQIRRNLSIVTEIMSLDAALNKGAKILINEKYNDQVRVLIIGEFSIELCCGTHASRTGDLGLFIIKKERSIASGIHRIEAITGKVALSFLNINRITLFKISQILKVDNKNIVKKIDGLLYRSLQLEKEIKLLKDENDSAKSIFLVDHVRYIKGIKTLLYHLDNVSLDELRNIVNRLKHRLKSVIIVLAVTDKHGEVHVIVGVTEDLFHCIDAIRIIDFLSSKMGGKGGGGPGFAQGGGYSNKQLLQTTLIAVDALLAMSL from the coding sequence ATGACCAAAAGCACTACTGAAATTCGTCAAGAATTTTTGAATTTTTTCCAAGATAAAGGGCATAAAATAGTACCTGGTGGTTCGTTATTACCTATAAATGATCCAACCTTATTGTTTACTAGTGCTGGTATGAATCAATTTAAAAATATTTTTTTAGGTTTAGAACGCAGCTTGTATCAGCGTGTTGTTACTGTCCAACGTTGTATGCGTGCTGGAGGTAAACACAATGATTTAAATAATGTAGGATATACATCTTGTCACCACACATTTTTTGAGATGTTAGGTAATTTTAGTTTTGGTGATTATTTTAAATATGATGCAATCAAATTTGCATGGGAATTATTAACTAGTAAACATTGGTTCAATTTATCTATTGATAAATTGTGGATCACAGTCCATGTTTCTGATAATGAGTCTTATAAAATATGGTTAGATGAAACAAATGTTTTACCTCAACAAATTATTCGTATTGGTGACAAAAGAAAAGATAGAACATATGATTCTAATAATTTCTGGAATATGGGTGATGTTGGTCCATGTGGTCCTTGTTCGGAAATTTTTTACGATCATGGAGCTCATATTTTAGGAGGTCCACCAGGAAGTTCGGAAGAAAAGGGAGATCGTTATGTTGAAATTTGGAATTTAGTTTTTATGCAATTTAATCGTCAAATTAGTGGAGAATTATTACCTTTACCTATACCATCAGTAGATACTGGTATGGGGTTAGAAAGAATTTCTGCAGTTTTACAATCGGTTGATAATAATTATAAAATTGATTTATTTAGAAATTTAATTATTGCTATATCTCAAATAATTGGTGTAAGTGATTTAAATGGAGTATCTTTACGTGTAATTGCTGATCATATTCGTGCGTGTATCTTTTTAATACATATTGGAGTTATTCCTTCTAATGAAGGACGAGGATATGTTTTAAGACGTATTATTAGAAGAGCTATTCGTCACGGTAGATTATTATGTATTAATAATATTTTTTTACATAGATTAGTTGAACCTGTTATTGCAATCATGAACGATCTAGAACCTGAGTTTTTTGCTCAAACAAATTTTATAAAAGAAGTTCTATTTTATGAAGAAAAACAGTTTTCTAATACGTTACGACGAGGATTAGATGTACTAGATATTGAGTTATCAAGATTAAATGGTCATGTTTTAGATGGCAAGAAGGCGTTTTATTTTTATAGTACTTATGGCTTGCCTCTAGAATTTACTGTAGATGTTTGTCATGAGCGTGGTTTGAAGGTTGATACATTAGGATTTGAAAATGCTATGTTAATGGAACAAAAGTCTACACGTAGCGCTAATATTTTACATCCTAACAGAGATTATGTTTCAGTTATTAATCAATTTACTAGGTTTATTGGTTATGATCAGTCTGAATGTGTCGCTGAAATTGTTGCTTTATTTAAAGATAATCAATCAGTAGAAAAAATTAATGTCAATGAGGAAGCTCTTATTGTACTTGATTGGACGCCTTTTTATGGTGAATCAGGCGGTCAAATTGGGGATTGTGGTGAGTTAAAATCTTTGTTGGGTTGTTTTTTAGTAATTAATACTCAAAAATATGGTCAGGTAATTGGGCATTTAGGTCGAGTTACTTATGGGTCCTTAAAGGTTGGTAATAAGGTAACAGCTAAAATTGATAAATTATATAGATTGGATATTTCTTTAAATCATTCTGCAGTACATTTATTACATTCTGCATTATGTTGTATATTAGGTAATGGTATTTTTCAAAAAGGTTCATTTGTTAATAGTCAGTATTTGCGTTTTGATTTTTCTCATAATAAAGCAATTAATCAGGATCAAATTTACTTAATAGAAGATCTTGTTAACCAACAAATTAGGCGCAATCTTTCTATTGTGACTGAGATTATGTCATTAGATGCAGCTCTTAATAAAGGTGCCAAAATTTTAATAAATGAAAAATATAATGATCAAGTACGAGTGTTAATTATAGGGGAGTTTTCTATTGAGTTATGTTGTGGAACACATGCTTCTCGTACTGGTGATCTTGGTTTGTTTATTATTAAAAAAGAACGTTCAATTGCTTCGGGTATACATAGAATAGAAGCAATAACGGGCAAAGTGGCGTTGTCTTTTTTAAATATAAATAGAATTACTTTATTTAAGATATCTCAAATATTGAAAGTAGATAATAAGAATATAGTTAAAAAAATAGATGGTTTATTGTATCGCTCATTACAATTAGAAAAAGAAATCAAGTTATTGAAAGATGAAAATGATTCAGCGAAAAGTATATTTTTAGTGGATCATGTACGTTATATTAAGGGCATAAAAACATTACTCTATCATCTAGATAATGTTTCATTAGATGAATTGCGAAATATAGTTAATCGTCTTAAACATCGGTTAAAGTCGGTAATTATTGTTCTTGCTGTTACAGATAAACACGGTGAAGTTCATGTAATAGTAGGAGTAACTGAAGATTTATTTCACTGCATTGATGCTATAAGAATCATAGACTTTTTATCTAGTAAAATGGGTGGTAAAGGCGGTGGAGGTCCGGGTTTCGCTCAAGGTGGTGGTTACAGCAACAAGCAATTGTTGCAAACAACTTTAATTGCTGTAGATGCTTTGTTAGCTATGAGTTTATGA
- a CDS encoding septum formation initiator family protein, with product MIKFEFVFFVLITYLQYSLWFGKNGVRELYLISDFINHQEHISMSVKGKVCNDVLFAEINDLYFGYDSIEERSRVNLGMIKKGETYYRIVSNTANNI from the coding sequence ATGATAAAGTTCGAGTTTGTATTTTTTGTATTGATAACTTATTTACAGTATTCTCTTTGGTTTGGTAAAAATGGTGTACGTGAATTATATTTAATTAGTGATTTCATTAATCATCAAGAGCATATTTCTATGAGTGTTAAAGGGAAAGTTTGTAATGATGTTCTGTTTGCCGAAATTAATGATTTGTATTTTGGATATGATTCTATTGAAGAGCGTTCACGAGTTAATTTAGGTATGATTAAAAAGGGTGAAACTTATTATCGTATAGTTTCAAATACTGCTAATAACATATGA
- the cysG gene encoding siroheme synthase CysG: protein MEYLTVLINLKNRPVLVVGGGVVAARKVHMLSRVGAEIKIVANRLCSELVLLLAKNKSIKWISKNFDVLMLHEIFLVIVATNNKILNTLVYNSAEKRYVLVNVVDDKSKCSFIFPSIINRNPIVVAVSSCGHAPVLSRMLREKFESLLPNFLGVMASLAGSFRGVVEKHIPNIVIRRKFWENMFRGVFADLVSKGQIKEASKFLLESLNLKKIIKQTRIGSVSLVGAGPGDCGLLTLRGLHLLQQADVILYDYLVNQEILDLARRDAKCICVGKHVGLHSISQNKINNLLIELANQGNQVVRLKGGDPFIFGRGGEELEKIARAGVSFQIVPGVTAASGASAYVGIPLTHRNYSHSVLFISGYLHRNPNKLNWKLLACKYQTLVVYMGIINAFKISRLLIENGLDSKTPVAIIIRATYIDQYVLIVELEQLKHIDQLTIFPVLLIIGEIVGFYSRMHWFGQQSFEIYKFDSIIELV from the coding sequence GTGGAATACTTGACAGTTTTGATAAATCTTAAGAACCGCCCTGTACTAGTTGTTGGTGGTGGCGTTGTGGCTGCGCGTAAAGTGCATATGTTAAGTAGGGTAGGGGCTGAAATTAAAATAGTAGCAAATAGATTGTGTTCTGAATTAGTTTTGTTGCTTGCTAAAAATAAAAGTATTAAATGGATAAGTAAAAATTTTGATGTATTAATGTTACATGAGATTTTTTTAGTGATTGTTGCGACCAATAATAAAATTCTTAATACTTTAGTTTATAATAGCGCAGAAAAACGTTATGTCTTAGTGAATGTTGTAGATGATAAATCAAAATGTTCTTTTATCTTTCCTTCTATTATTAATCGTAATCCTATTGTCGTAGCTGTTTCATCTTGTGGTCATGCTCCAGTATTATCTCGTATGTTACGGGAAAAATTTGAGTCTTTATTACCTAATTTTCTTGGCGTTATGGCGTCTTTAGCTGGGTCTTTTCGTGGTGTAGTTGAAAAACATATTCCTAATATTGTGATACGTCGTAAATTTTGGGAAAATATGTTTCGTGGTGTTTTTGCTGATTTAGTAAGTAAAGGTCAAATAAAAGAAGCTAGTAAATTTTTGTTAGAGTCTCTCAATTTAAAAAAAATTATAAAACAAACGCGAATAGGTTCTGTTTCTTTGGTTGGAGCGGGTCCTGGAGATTGTGGTCTACTTACCTTGCGTGGTTTGCATCTTCTTCAGCAAGCAGATGTTATTTTATATGATTATTTGGTTAATCAAGAAATTCTTGATTTAGCACGTCGTGATGCTAAATGTATTTGCGTAGGTAAACATGTTGGTTTGCATTCTATTTCACAAAATAAAATTAATAATTTACTGATTGAATTAGCAAATCAAGGAAATCAAGTAGTGAGACTTAAAGGTGGTGATCCGTTTATTTTTGGGAGAGGCGGAGAAGAATTAGAAAAAATAGCGCGAGCAGGTGTTTCTTTTCAGATAGTACCGGGTGTAACAGCAGCTTCTGGAGCTTCTGCGTATGTTGGTATACCATTAACTCATCGTAATTATTCTCATAGCGTTCTTTTTATTAGTGGTTATTTGCATAGAAATCCCAATAAATTAAATTGGAAACTGTTAGCTTGTAAATATCAAACATTAGTAGTTTATATGGGTATAATTAATGCTTTTAAAATTAGTAGATTATTGATTGAGAATGGTTTAGATTCAAAAACGCCGGTAGCAATTATTATCCGTGCTACTTATATTGATCAATATGTTTTAATTGTTGAGTTAGAACAATTAAAACATATTGATCAATTAACTATATTTCCAGTATTATTAATTATCGGCGAGATTGTTGGTTTTTATTCTAGAATGCATTGGTTTGGTCAACAGAGTTTTGAAATTTATAAGTTTGATTCAATTATCGAATTGGTTTAG
- a CDS encoding phosphoadenylyl-sulfate reductase: MIRYNLNELFLLAEEQRCSFLNEINLKLKDLTAEQRIRWGLKYLPEEIIITSSFGIQSIVSLHLVTCQFPDIPVILIDTGYLFPETYRFIDELTELLKLNLHVFRPIESPAWQEARYGRLWEKGIKGIKHYNYLNKVEPMKRSFKELQVNTWIAGLRRQQSDSRKDLLILSFQNRIFKLLPIVDWSNHQILKYIKHYSLVCHPLSKKDYLSVGDVHTTSKLVPGVSEEETRFFGLTRECGLHIEE; encoded by the coding sequence ATGATTCGTTATAATTTAAATGAACTGTTTTTATTAGCCGAAGAACAACGTTGTTCTTTTTTAAATGAAATTAATTTAAAATTGAAAGATTTGACAGCGGAACAAAGAATTCGGTGGGGGTTAAAATATTTGCCTGAAGAGATTATTATTACTTCTAGTTTTGGTATTCAATCTATCGTGAGTTTGCACTTAGTAACTTGTCAATTTCCTGATATTCCTGTTATATTAATTGACACTGGCTATTTATTTCCAGAAACTTATCGTTTTATTGACGAGTTAACTGAATTATTGAAATTGAATTTGCATGTTTTCCGTCCTATTGAATCTCCAGCGTGGCAGGAGGCTCGTTATGGTAGGTTATGGGAAAAAGGTATAAAAGGTATAAAACATTATAATTATCTTAATAAAGTAGAGCCTATGAAGCGTTCTTTTAAAGAGCTTCAGGTCAATACTTGGATAGCTGGCCTAAGGCGACAACAGTCAGATAGCCGAAAGGATTTATTAATATTGTCTTTCCAAAACCGTATATTTAAATTATTACCTATTGTTGATTGGAGTAATCATCAGATACTTAAATATATTAAGCATTATTCATTGGTTTGTCATCCTTTGTCTAAAAAAGATTATTTATCGGTAGGTGATGTTCATACCACTAGTAAATTAGTTCCTGGCGTCAGTGAAGAAGAGACTCGATTTTTTGGTTTGACAAGGGAGTGCGGTCTTCATATCGAAGAATAG